The genomic segment GCAAGTTGACTTCGCCGGACGGCCACACGATCGACATGGGCGCGTGGGGCAAGGACGGCTTGGGTGAAATCACCCCCGTTTGGATGCTCAAGTACCTGCCGAACATGCCGGCGTGCCACGCCACGATCCTGTACGACCTCCAGGGGCCGAGCAACACACAGATCCCCGGCGACACCGCCGGCCTGGTCGCGCTCGCCGAGGCCGCCCGCATCATCCGCCGCGACACGGCGGACGTGATGGTGGTCGGCGGGAGCGAGGGGCGCATCAACCCGATCACGCTGGCCCGGTACAACCTGTTCGTCCAGATGTCCCGGCGGAACGACGACCCGACGCGCGCCGTCCGCCCGTTCGACGCAAACCGTGACGGCACGGTCCTCGGCGAGGGCTCCGGGGTGTTCACTCTGGAAGCCCTCGACCACGCCCGCGGCCGGAACGCGCAGATTCTCGCTGAGGTGGTCGGCTGGGCGGCCGGGGTGGACCGCGGCAAGACGGGTCCGGGGCTCGCCCGGGTGATCCGGAACGCGCTCGCCTCGGCCGGCATCCGCCCCGCGGACGTGGACCACGTGAACGCCCACGGCACGGGGACCACCGTCGGTGACGCGTTCGAGGCCCGCGGCATCGCCGAGGTGTTTGGCCGGGACACCCCGGTGTTCGCCCCGCTCAGCCGGTTCGGCAACATGGGGGCCGCGTCCGGGCTCACCGAACTGGCGTGCAGCGTGCTCGCCCTCAAGCACGGCGAGCTGCCGACCACGCTCAACCACGAGGCCCCCGCGGCCGACTGCCCCGTTGCCGTTCACACCGGTGCGCCACGGGCGGTGACCAAGCCCTATGCCGTTAAGGTCTCGTACACGAACCTCGGCCAGTGCGCTGTTGCCGTCGTCAAGAAGTGGGACAGTTAGATGAACCCCCGGCCGCACGGCCGGCAGGTTCGGTCACTCCCGGTATTTTTCGACCGGGGTCCGCCGAGAGAGTCAGTGTTATGCGCAGGCGCGTCGTTATCACCGGGATGGGCGTTATCACCCCGCTGGGTTACACTCCGGCCGAGCTGTTCGCCAACCAGATCGAGGGCCGAACGGCGGTCGGGCCGATCACCCACTTCGACGCCCACGCGTTCCCGACCACGTTCGCGTCCGAGGTGAAGAACTTCGATCTCGCGCAGTTCCTGCCGGACCCGACCCCCTATATCCGATGCGGCGTGAACACCCACTTCGCCCTCGCGGCCGGCCGACTGGCGCTCGCCGATGCGGGCCTGCTGGACCCGAAAGGCGACCGTTCGCGGATGGGCGTCTATCTTGGTTCCGGTGAGGGGAAGGAAGACTTCGACGCGCTCATCACCAGCAACGCGACCGCGACGCCCGTGGGCGAGCGCTCGGCCAACATCCGTCAAGCGACGAAGTTGCTTTACGAGCGCCTGAGCGGCCCGGACGAGTCCGAACAGGAAATGTACGTTCCGTCCGGGCACCTCGCGAACGCGTTCGCACTCGACGGCCCCTTCGCCTCCTGTCAGACCGCGTGCGCGGCCAGTTCCCAGGCCATCGGCGAGGCGGTCGAGATCATCCGCTTCGGCGAGGCCGACGTGATGCTCGCCGGCGGGTCACACAGCATGATCAGCCCGCTGGGCGTCACGGGCTTCAACCGGCTCACGGCCCTCTCGCAGCGAAATGACAGCCCGGCCACCGCGAGCCGCCCGTTCGACCTGACCCGTGACGGCTTCGTCATCGGCGAAGGAGCCGGACTGTTGGTGCTCGAGGAACTGGAACACGCGAAGGCGCGCGGCGCGAACATTCTGGCCGAACTGACCGGGTACGGCTCGACGGCCGATGCCTACCGCATGACCGACCCGCACCCACAGGGCCGCGGTGCCATCCGGGCGATGCAGGACGCGCTGGCCGATTCCGGGCTCGCGCCGACCGACATCGGGTACATCAACGCCCACGGCACCAGCACCCAGGCCAACGACTCGGCCGAAACGGCGGGGATCAAGTCGGTGTTCGGGCCGTATGCCTACAAGGTGCCCGTTTCGAGCAGCAAGAGTATGTTGGGCCACCTCATTGCGGCGGCCGGTGTGGTAGAGTTGGCCATTACGGTGATGGCGCTCCGCAAGGGCATTGTCCCCCCGACGATCAACTACCAAACGCCCGACCCCGAGTGCGATCTCGACTACGTTCCCAACCAGGCGCGCGAGGTCCGCTTCAAGCACGCGCTGTCTAATAGTTTTGGGTTCGGCGGTCAGAACATTGCGCTCGTCGTCAGTGCGTTCCGGGATTGAACCACACCGGATGGTACTGATAATGAAAAACGTGCGATTTTCTCCGAATTTCGGCGTCGCTAGGCGCCGAGGGACGTAATTTGGCATTTTCGGTAGGTATGAGCCACCGCGGAGGTAGTGCGTGGTTTTCTGGTTCTACATCGGGTTGGTCATCGCTGTACCGCCACTGTTCGTGGGGCTGGTGCTGGCGATGTTGTACCTGTACGTCCGCTGGAAGTACATGGACTTCCTGACCCGGATCTTTCAGGAGCGCCCGCTTTTCGTGGTGCCGCGCGGCGAGCCCGATCCGCGTGCCCAGGATGTCGCACTCACCGCTGCCGACGGGTTGGTGCTCCGCGGCTGTTACTTCCCGACTTCCGCCCCACAGCGCCGCGGGGTGATCCTCTTCGGGTTGGAATTCGGCTCGAACCGCTGGGCGTGCCGGCAGTACTGCCAGGGGCTCATTGACAGCGGATATGACGTGTTTGCTCTCGAGCCGCGGAACCAGGGCGATAGCGAGCGCGACCCGAACTATGAGCCCCTCCAGTGGGTGACCGATCGCGACGTGTCCGATATGCGGACCGCGGTAGCGTACCTCCGTTCGCGCCCGGACGCCGACCCGCGGGGGATCGGACTGTTTGGCATCAGCAAAGGTGGGAGCACCGGTCTGCTCGTCGCGTCTACTGAATCGTGGGTGAAGTGCGTCGTCACCGATGGGATGTACGGCACGCACACGACGATGGTTCCGTACATGCAGCGGTGGATTCAGATTTACAGCGGGTCGCGCCGCGTTCAGCGGGTGCTGCCCAACTGGTTCTACGGCGTGGTCGGCATGGTCGGTGTCAAGCGGGTCGCCCGGAACCGCGGGGTGACCTACCCGAGCGTGGAAAAGGCCGCGAGCCGCCTGAACCGCCCGCTGTTCATGATCCACGGTGAAGGCGACACCTACATCAAGCCGGAAATGGCCCGGTCGCTGTTCGAGCGCGCCACGGGGCCAAAGTCGCTGTGGGTCGTAGCAAAAGCGAAGCACAATCAGGCGCTGCACGTCGTGGGTGCGGAGTACAACCGGGCGATTGCGGACTTCTTCGACCGTCACCTCGCTGGAAGGGTCGCGTCGGACGCTCCTGCGGCGTAATTTTGGGGTGGGACAAGGCGTTGCGCCGGCCCACCTTAGCCAGAGCGGTGAGACGGCGCAACGCCTCGTCCCACCCTATAGCCAAGCCCACGGCTGCAATCCGTGGGCTTCGTCGTGCGCGGGTGAGTCATGTCCCTGAAACGCTTCCTGCTCGTTCGTCTGGGTCGGGTCATTACGTACCCCGTGCGCCGGCAGTTGCAGCAGTTCGAGATCGCCTGCCAGAACCCGGAAGCCGTCCAGAACGAACTCCTGTTCCGCACCCTTCGCACGCAGGCCGATACGCAGTTCGGACGCGATCACAAGTTCCATGCGATTCGCAGCGTTGCCGAGTACCGCACTCACGTTCCGGTCGCGCCCTATGAATACGTCAGCCCGTACATCGAAAAAGTTCAGAACGGCGACACGTCGGCGCTGCTGGCCGACCGCCGGGTACTCATGTTCGCGCTCACCAGCGGTACGACCGCGAGTCGCAAGCTGATCCCCGTGACGGATGCCTATCTCGCCGCGTACCGGCGCGGATGGAACATGTGGGGCGTGAAGATGTATCGCGACAACCGCGGTCGGCGGATCGCGATGCGCCCCATCGTGCAGCTGGGTGGCGATCCGGAGGAGTTCCGCACGGCAGCAGGCATCCCGTGCGGTAACCTCTCCGGTTACACCGCAATGGTGCAGAAGCGGCTGATTAAGTGGATGTACGCCGTGCCATACGTGACGGGCAAAATCAAGGACGCCAAGGCCCGCTACTACGTCGCGCTGCGGTGCTCGATCGGGCGTAACGTGTCGCAGTTGATGGCCGCGAACCCGAGTACACTGATCCAACTTGCCCGCACCCTCGACGCCGAAAAGGATCAGCTTCTCCGCGACTTGCGCGACGGAACGCTTCGGGCGGATCTCGACATCCCACCGGACATCCGCGCGTACCTGACCCCGCGGATGAAGAAGGACGCGAAGCGCGCGACCGAGCTGTCCGCGGTCGCGTCGAAACTCGGTCGGCTGTACCCAATGGACGTGTGGCCCCCGGAGACCACCGTCATCAACTGCTGGACCGGCGGAAGCATGGGGCCGTACCTGCGCCAGCTTCCGCAGTATTTTGGTTCACCCCCCGTTCACGATCTGGGCCTGCTCGCGAGCGAAGGCCGGTTCACCATTCCCCTTGCCGGCGGCACGTCGAGCGGCGTGTTGGACATCTGGTCGCACTACT from the Frigoriglobus tundricola genome contains:
- a CDS encoding beta-ketoacyl-[acyl-carrier-protein] synthase family protein, whose product is MVSNSRRLVLTGFGVLSPIGTTPDAFWQSLVAGASGIRPISLIDAAELPSHIAGEIPGFSARAMMADTKYRKELKSMARTVELGVIGAQLAVLNARLSKGSVPPARIGIEFASLMGASELNDLAAASKLTSPDGHTIDMGAWGKDGLGEITPVWMLKYLPNMPACHATILYDLQGPSNTQIPGDTAGLVALAEAARIIRRDTADVMVVGGSEGRINPITLARYNLFVQMSRRNDDPTRAVRPFDANRDGTVLGEGSGVFTLEALDHARGRNAQILAEVVGWAAGVDRGKTGPGLARVIRNALASAGIRPADVDHVNAHGTGTTVGDAFEARGIAEVFGRDTPVFAPLSRFGNMGAASGLTELACSVLALKHGELPTTLNHEAPAADCPVAVHTGAPRAVTKPYAVKVSYTNLGQCAVAVVKKWDS
- a CDS encoding beta-ketoacyl-[acyl-carrier-protein] synthase family protein, with product MRRRVVITGMGVITPLGYTPAELFANQIEGRTAVGPITHFDAHAFPTTFASEVKNFDLAQFLPDPTPYIRCGVNTHFALAAGRLALADAGLLDPKGDRSRMGVYLGSGEGKEDFDALITSNATATPVGERSANIRQATKLLYERLSGPDESEQEMYVPSGHLANAFALDGPFASCQTACAASSQAIGEAVEIIRFGEADVMLAGGSHSMISPLGVTGFNRLTALSQRNDSPATASRPFDLTRDGFVIGEGAGLLVLEELEHAKARGANILAELTGYGSTADAYRMTDPHPQGRGAIRAMQDALADSGLAPTDIGYINAHGTSTQANDSAETAGIKSVFGPYAYKVPVSSSKSMLGHLIAAAGVVELAITVMALRKGIVPPTINYQTPDPECDLDYVPNQAREVRFKHALSNSFGFGGQNIALVVSAFRD
- a CDS encoding alpha/beta hydrolase; its protein translation is MVFWFYIGLVIAVPPLFVGLVLAMLYLYVRWKYMDFLTRIFQERPLFVVPRGEPDPRAQDVALTAADGLVLRGCYFPTSAPQRRGVILFGLEFGSNRWACRQYCQGLIDSGYDVFALEPRNQGDSERDPNYEPLQWVTDRDVSDMRTAVAYLRSRPDADPRGIGLFGISKGGSTGLLVASTESWVKCVVTDGMYGTHTTMVPYMQRWIQIYSGSRRVQRVLPNWFYGVVGMVGVKRVARNRGVTYPSVEKAASRLNRPLFMIHGEGDTYIKPEMARSLFERATGPKSLWVVAKAKHNQALHVVGAEYNRAIADFFDRHLAGRVASDAPAA
- a CDS encoding GH3 auxin-responsive promoter family protein: MSLKRFLLVRLGRVITYPVRRQLQQFEIACQNPEAVQNELLFRTLRTQADTQFGRDHKFHAIRSVAEYRTHVPVAPYEYVSPYIEKVQNGDTSALLADRRVLMFALTSGTTASRKLIPVTDAYLAAYRRGWNMWGVKMYRDNRGRRIAMRPIVQLGGDPEEFRTAAGIPCGNLSGYTAMVQKRLIKWMYAVPYVTGKIKDAKARYYVALRCSIGRNVSQLMAANPSTLIQLARTLDAEKDQLLRDLRDGTLRADLDIPPDIRAYLTPRMKKDAKRATELSAVASKLGRLYPMDVWPPETTVINCWTGGSMGPYLRQLPQYFGSPPVHDLGLLASEGRFTIPLAGGTSSGVLDIWSHYFEFVPEGEIDSPQPTVLGAHELLEGKSYFILPTTAYGLYRYHISDLVRVTGFQGKTPLVEFLGKGHRFANLTGEKLSEYHVTNAMDAVAKRVAQPVTAYSLAPVWDAQQPYYAIFLEEPDAADVLRLKQFLTDLDSQLGTENVEYAAKRESGRLGALRAAIVPAGTWAKWDRDRLAQTGGSPEQYKHPCLIGDLKFRESMAVVREVTAA